A genomic segment from Meiothermus sp. CFH 77666 encodes:
- the icd gene encoding NADP-dependent isocitrate dehydrogenase yields the protein MAYQKIKVPAGEKISIHDGKLHVPDHPIVGFIEGDGTGPDIWRAAQPVLDAAVAKAYGGKRKIAWAEIYAGEKANEVYGEVIWLPEETLEFIREYLVAIKGPLTTPVGGGIRSINVALRQELDLYACVRPVQWFEGVPSPVRHPELVNMVIFRENTEDIYAGIEFPKNSPEVQKFLEWFKAEFPKPYSKIRFPETAGIGIKPVSEEGTHRLVEAALNYAIDNDLPSVTLVHKGNIMKFTEGAFRDWGYALAKSKYGAVDLDGGPWQTFTNPKTGKQIVVKDMIADNFLQQILLRPAEYSVIATLNLNGDYISDALAAQVGGIGIAPGSNVNYYTGHAVFEATHGTAPKYAGKDQVNPSSVILSGEMMLRYMGWTEAADLIIHAMTKTIAQGRVTYDFHRLMVAEGRSATLLKCSEFGQALIENM from the coding sequence ATGGCTTATCAAAAAATCAAAGTTCCTGCTGGCGAGAAAATCTCCATCCACGACGGCAAACTACACGTACCCGACCACCCCATTGTGGGCTTTATTGAAGGCGATGGAACCGGCCCCGACATCTGGCGGGCTGCTCAACCTGTGCTGGACGCGGCAGTGGCCAAGGCCTACGGGGGCAAGCGCAAGATTGCCTGGGCCGAAATCTATGCTGGTGAAAAGGCCAACGAGGTTTACGGCGAGGTCATCTGGCTGCCCGAAGAGACCCTCGAGTTCATCCGCGAGTACCTGGTTGCGATCAAGGGGCCCCTGACCACGCCGGTGGGTGGGGGCATCCGCTCCATCAACGTGGCCTTGCGGCAGGAGCTGGATCTGTATGCCTGCGTACGCCCGGTGCAGTGGTTCGAGGGCGTGCCCAGCCCGGTGCGCCACCCCGAGCTGGTCAACATGGTGATTTTCCGCGAGAACACCGAGGACATCTACGCCGGCATCGAGTTTCCCAAGAATAGCCCCGAGGTGCAGAAGTTCCTCGAGTGGTTCAAGGCGGAATTCCCCAAACCCTACAGCAAAATTCGCTTCCCCGAAACCGCCGGCATCGGCATCAAGCCGGTCTCGGAGGAAGGAACCCACCGTCTGGTCGAGGCGGCCCTCAACTATGCCATTGACAACGACCTCCCCTCGGTCACCCTGGTACACAAGGGCAACATCATGAAGTTCACCGAGGGCGCTTTCCGCGACTGGGGCTATGCCCTTGCCAAGAGCAAATACGGGGCGGTAGACCTGGACGGCGGCCCCTGGCAGACCTTCACCAACCCCAAAACAGGAAAACAGATTGTTGTGAAGGACATGATCGCCGACAACTTCCTCCAGCAGATTCTGCTGCGCCCGGCCGAGTACAGCGTGATTGCCACCCTCAACCTGAACGGCGATTACATCTCCGACGCCCTGGCCGCGCAGGTCGGGGGTATTGGCATCGCCCCTGGTTCCAACGTGAACTACTACACCGGCCACGCCGTGTTCGAAGCCACCCACGGCACCGCACCCAAATACGCGGGCAAGGATCAGGTCAACCCCAGCTCGGTGATTCTGTCGGGCGAGATGATGCTGCGGTACATGGGCTGGACCGAAGCCGCCGACCTGATTATCCACGCCATGACCAAGACCATCGCCCAGGGTCGGGTTACCTACGACTTCCACCGCCTGATGGTGGCCGAAGGGCGCAGCGCAACCCTGCTCAAGTGCAGCGAGTTTGGCCAGGCTTTGATCGAAAATATGTAA
- a CDS encoding 3'-5' exonuclease — protein MMHVSPLHPRHSMSPTHYRLATRLARHLRSIGRQLPEQALAEQVLASPGLPRGAWTGQLLRDLLDGRFERGEAGVGLWEWKYSFPVRGEAIVVLDVETTGLSPEQNEIIELAMVRLENGQRTVFERLVNPGAPIPPFISRLTGIRNEDVRGAADIYTVLREALPLLEDATLIIQNAGFDLGFLQPRFRRLGYRLDNPVVDTIHWARKALPGLSKRGLDSLAWVFDLDPISGRHRALGDVETTLQVAHEMYYMLTAGKPTSASQVVARAS, from the coding sequence ATGATGCACGTATCGCCGCTCCACCCCCGCCATTCCATGAGCCCGACCCACTACCGCCTTGCAACCCGATTGGCCCGCCATCTGCGCAGCATTGGCCGCCAGCTTCCCGAACAGGCCCTGGCCGAGCAGGTGCTGGCTTCACCAGGATTGCCCAGGGGTGCTTGGACCGGCCAACTGCTACGGGACTTGCTGGATGGGCGTTTCGAGCGGGGAGAAGCTGGGGTTGGTCTGTGGGAGTGGAAGTATTCCTTTCCGGTCAGGGGAGAAGCCATTGTGGTGCTGGATGTAGAGACCACCGGACTTTCGCCCGAGCAGAACGAAATTATCGAGCTTGCTATGGTGCGTCTGGAGAATGGCCAGCGCACGGTATTTGAGCGCCTGGTGAATCCGGGGGCTCCCATTCCCCCTTTCATCAGCCGTCTGACCGGAATCCGCAATGAAGATGTACGTGGTGCTGCCGACATCTACACGGTTTTGCGGGAGGCCCTGCCGCTCCTGGAAGATGCGACCCTGATCATTCAGAATGCGGGTTTTGACCTAGGTTTTTTGCAGCCACGCTTCAGGCGGCTGGGATACCGACTGGATAATCCAGTGGTGGACACGATACACTGGGCGCGCAAGGCTCTGCCGGGGCTGAGCAAACGCGGTCTGGACTCACTCGCCTGGGTCTTTGACCTGGATCCTATTTCAGGTCGCCACCGCGCTCTGGGAGACGTGGAAACCACGCTTCAGGTAGCGCACGAGATGTATTACATGCTAACCGCCGGTAAGCCCACCTCGGCCAGTCAAGTTGTTGCAAGAGCCTCTTAG
- the gatA gene encoding Asp-tRNA(Asn)/Glu-tRNA(Gln) amidotransferase subunit GatA: MLAQEIMQQIQSGQRSPREVVEHYLQRIEQLEPHIRAFIRLNPQALHEAQTVEERLAGGENLPLAGVPVAVKDNICTQDIETTCGSKMLASFVPPYSATVVQKLRRAGAIVIAKANMDEFAMGSSTEYSAFGPTRNPWDLERVPGGTSGGSAAAVAADMVPVALGTDTGGSVRQPAALCGVYGFKPTYGRISRYGVVATASSLDQVGTLARSVEDLALLTDVVSGYDRKDSTSLEAVPQFAKALKVPVQGMTIGIVKEALAVGNSPGVLEALERFRIVMEGQGVRFVEVSIPTLQYALAAYYIVNTAEISSNLARYDGTLYGLRVSAEDGIATMMQSREHGFGPEVQRRVLMGTFVLSSGYYDAYYGKALRARAKLKADLDDGFTQADLLLTPTSPFPAFRFGEKTSDPLSMYLADIDTVAVNLAGAPAMSIPAGFEGGLPVGVQLIGKPLQDEQIFTVAHAFEQATERAFARVARLNL, translated from the coding sequence ATGTTGGCGCAGGAAATTATGCAGCAAATCCAGTCGGGCCAGCGCTCACCCCGCGAGGTAGTGGAACACTACTTGCAGCGTATTGAGCAGCTCGAGCCCCATATCCGTGCCTTTATCCGTTTGAACCCCCAGGCCCTGCATGAAGCCCAAACCGTAGAAGAACGCCTGGCCGGAGGGGAAAACCTGCCGCTGGCCGGGGTTCCGGTTGCCGTCAAGGACAATATCTGCACCCAAGACATTGAAACCACCTGCGGCTCGAAAATGCTGGCTTCCTTTGTGCCCCCCTATAGCGCTACGGTTGTTCAAAAGCTGCGAAGAGCGGGGGCCATTGTAATTGCCAAGGCCAACATGGACGAGTTTGCCATGGGTTCTTCCACCGAGTATTCAGCTTTTGGCCCGACCCGCAACCCCTGGGACCTGGAGCGGGTGCCGGGGGGAACCTCGGGGGGCTCGGCGGCAGCCGTAGCAGCCGATATGGTGCCGGTTGCGCTCGGCACCGATACCGGCGGTAGCGTTCGGCAACCGGCTGCGCTGTGTGGGGTGTATGGCTTCAAACCCACCTATGGCCGCATTTCGCGCTATGGGGTGGTGGCCACGGCCAGCAGTCTGGATCAGGTGGGTACCCTGGCCCGCTCGGTAGAGGATCTGGCTTTGTTGACCGATGTGGTCAGTGGATACGACCGCAAAGACAGCACCAGCCTGGAGGCCGTGCCGCAGTTTGCGAAGGCCCTAAAGGTTCCGGTGCAGGGAATGACGATTGGCATCGTCAAGGAAGCCCTGGCAGTGGGCAACTCGCCGGGGGTGCTCGAGGCCCTCGAGCGCTTCCGCATCGTGATGGAGGGGCAGGGGGTGCGCTTTGTGGAGGTCAGCATCCCCACCCTGCAGTATGCCCTGGCGGCCTACTACATCGTCAACACCGCCGAAATCAGCTCCAACCTGGCCCGCTACGATGGAACCCTCTATGGCCTGCGGGTGTCTGCCGAGGACGGTATTGCCACCATGATGCAAAGCCGCGAGCACGGTTTTGGCCCCGAGGTGCAGCGGCGGGTTTTGATGGGAACCTTTGTGCTTTCTTCGGGCTATTACGATGCCTACTACGGCAAGGCCCTGCGGGCCAGGGCCAAACTAAAAGCCGACCTGGACGATGGTTTTACCCAGGCCGATCTGCTGCTCACCCCCACCAGCCCCTTCCCGGCCTTCCGCTTTGGCGAGAAAACCAGCGACCCCCTCTCGATGTACCTGGCCGATATAGATACCGTGGCCGTCAACCTGGCCGGCGCACCGGCTATGAGCATCCCCGCCGGGTTCGAGGGGGGCTTGCCGGTGGGCGTACAGCTTATCGGGAAACCACTCCAGGACGAGCAAATCTTTACCGTAGCCCATGCCTTCGAGCAAGCCACCGAGCGGGCTTTTGCTCGAGTGGCCAGGTTGAACCTCTAA
- the miaA gene encoding tRNA (adenosine(37)-N6)-dimethylallyltransferase MiaA, translating to MRDVKPQPHPAIPVLTGPTATGKTELALRLGQMFPLAVVSADASMVYRGMDIGTAKPSKAEQQRVRHFLIDLLEPDQPFSVSDFVHHAEEAIEEILGQGQIPVVVGGTGYYIRALSEGLHELPEPDAALQAELWAVVETRGIEPLLEELEAASPEDALRVQRNPRRVVRAVEILRRTGVPPARMPRRAPRFRYQKLILWPPWEWLEPRLMARVEQMFAQGLVQEVERLLAKYPNMPTALQSIGYKEVAGYLRGEYTLQEAQQAVVRATRAYAKRQYTWFRKEPGSVSFLPFGGEAAWPGVQSWFESSIREWF from the coding sequence ATGCGTGATGTGAAACCACAACCCCATCCGGCCATTCCAGTGTTGACCGGGCCCACCGCAACCGGCAAAACCGAGCTGGCCCTGCGCCTGGGGCAGATGTTCCCGCTGGCGGTGGTTTCTGCCGATGCCAGCATGGTGTACCGGGGCATGGACATTGGAACGGCCAAACCCAGCAAAGCCGAGCAGCAACGGGTCAGGCATTTCTTGATAGATTTGCTGGAGCCTGACCAGCCCTTTAGCGTGTCGGACTTTGTGCACCACGCCGAAGAAGCGATTGAAGAGATTCTGGGGCAGGGCCAAATTCCTGTGGTGGTGGGGGGAACCGGCTATTACATTCGTGCGCTATCGGAGGGACTGCACGAACTACCCGAGCCCGATGCGGCGCTTCAGGCCGAGCTTTGGGCCGTAGTGGAGACGCGGGGAATTGAGCCCTTGCTGGAGGAGCTCGAGGCCGCCAGCCCCGAAGATGCCCTGCGGGTACAGCGCAACCCCCGCCGCGTCGTGCGGGCGGTGGAGATACTGCGCCGTACTGGTGTGCCACCGGCCAGGATGCCCAGGCGTGCGCCCCGGTTCCGGTACCAAAAACTGATTTTGTGGCCCCCCTGGGAGTGGCTTGAGCCGCGCCTTATGGCCCGGGTCGAGCAAATGTTTGCGCAAGGCCTGGTTCAGGAGGTCGAGCGCTTGCTGGCAAAGTATCCAAATATGCCCACCGCCTTGCAGAGCATCGGCTACAAGGAGGTAGCAGGCTATTTGCGAGGCGAGTACACGCTCCAGGAGGCCCAGCAAGCTGTGGTGCGAGCAACGCGGGCCTATGCCAAACGCCAGTACACCTGGTTCCGTAAGGAGCCCGGTTCGGTCAGCTTTTTGCCGTTCGGCGGAGAGGCTGCCTGGCCTGGGGTGCAAAGCTGGTTTGAAAGCAGCATCCGGGAGTGGTTTTGA
- a CDS encoding Hsp20/alpha crystallin family protein, which translates to MSIERFDAIERLQTIRQQLDELSRRFTSQEAFGEWVPAVDVLDEGTQYRILVDVPGVKNDDLELHEEGQTITLAGIRHPRVGSYARQERSTGPFRRTLTLPEAIIPNSAQASLKSGVLELVVQKARKAPRKGKK; encoded by the coding sequence ATGAGCATTGAGCGCTTTGATGCCATTGAGCGTCTGCAAACCATCCGCCAGCAGCTCGACGAACTCTCGAGGCGGTTTACCTCCCAGGAAGCCTTTGGCGAGTGGGTGCCGGCGGTGGATGTACTCGACGAGGGCACACAGTACCGCATTCTGGTGGACGTGCCAGGCGTGAAAAACGACGACCTGGAACTACACGAGGAAGGTCAGACCATCACCCTGGCCGGTATACGGCATCCCAGGGTGGGGAGCTATGCACGCCAGGAGCGCTCTACCGGGCCATTTCGACGCACCCTGACCCTGCCCGAGGCCATCATCCCCAATAGCGCCCAGGCTTCTCTAAAGAGCGGGGTGCTCGAGCTGGTGGTGCAAAAAGCCCGCAAAGCCCCCCGCAAGGGCAAGAAGTGA
- a CDS encoding thymidine kinase: protein MPHLPHHQGWIEVVVGPMFSGKSDELIRRIKRALIARQRVLVFKPRLDDRYHASDVSSHDGRRAEAIPVRDSAELRAHLTDPLPDVVAVDEAQFFDAGLIRLVLDLADKGVRVICAGLDMDFRGEPFGIMPDLLTRAEYVEKLYAVCPVCGAPATRTQRFVNGKPARYDDPVILVGASEAYEPRCRKCHTVVTKEVQEIL from the coding sequence TTGCCCCATCTTCCGCACCACCAGGGTTGGATTGAAGTTGTGGTTGGGCCGATGTTCTCGGGAAAGTCCGACGAGCTGATTCGGCGCATCAAGCGGGCCCTAATTGCCCGGCAGCGTGTTCTGGTATTCAAGCCACGTCTAGATGACCGCTACCACGCAAGCGATGTCTCGAGCCACGATGGCAGGCGCGCCGAGGCCATTCCGGTGCGCGATTCGGCCGAGTTGCGAGCTCACCTGACCGACCCCCTCCCCGATGTGGTGGCCGTAGACGAAGCCCAGTTTTTTGATGCGGGTCTTATTAGGCTGGTGCTGGATCTGGCCGACAAGGGCGTGCGGGTCATTTGCGCGGGTCTCGACATGGACTTTCGTGGTGAACCGTTTGGCATCATGCCCGACCTGCTGACCCGCGCCGAGTACGTGGAAAAGCTCTACGCGGTGTGTCCGGTTTGTGGAGCTCCCGCAACTCGCACCCAGCGCTTTGTGAACGGCAAACCGGCCCGCTACGACGATCCGGTTATTTTGGTGGGGGCCAGCGAAGCCTACGAGCCGCGCTGCCGCAAGTGTCACACCGTGGTGACCAAAGAAGTACAGGAGATACTGTAA
- the rpmE gene encoding 50S ribosomal protein L31, with the protein MKEKIHPKLVPCKIICNGEVVMHTYSTKPEIHVEVWSGNHPFWTGQQRFVDTEGRVEKFQKKFGGSYGKKAAKKQ; encoded by the coding sequence ATGAAAGAGAAAATTCACCCCAAGCTGGTTCCCTGCAAGATCATCTGCAACGGTGAGGTGGTCATGCATACCTACAGCACCAAGCCCGAGATTCACGTCGAAGTCTGGAGCGGCAACCACCCCTTCTGGACGGGCCAGCAGCGCTTTGTGGACACCGAGGGCCGGGTCGAGAAGTTCCAGAAGAAGTTCGGTGGCAGCTACGGCAAGAAAGCCGCAAAGAAGCAGTAA
- the aroH gene encoding chorismate mutase, whose protein sequence is MTRGVRGAITVEEDSREAILSATRELLQKMLEVNQITDFDTIGAMIFTLTDDLCAAFPAEAARQLGMQMVPLINSREIPVPGALPRVIRVMMLWNTDIPQKQVKHVYLREAVRLRPDLESAQ, encoded by the coding sequence ATGACTCGAGGGGTACGCGGCGCCATTACCGTAGAAGAAGACAGCCGGGAGGCCATCCTGAGTGCCACCCGCGAGCTATTGCAAAAGATGCTCGAGGTCAACCAGATCACCGATTTCGACACCATTGGGGCCATGATCTTTACCCTGACCGACGACCTCTGCGCCGCTTTTCCCGCCGAGGCTGCCCGGCAACTGGGGATGCAGATGGTTCCGCTCATCAACTCCCGCGAAATTCCCGTGCCGGGTGCTTTGCCCAGGGTCATTCGGGTGATGATGCTCTGGAACACCGACATACCCCAAAAACAGGTCAAGCACGTTTATTTGCGCGAGGCAGTACGCCTGCGGCCCGACCTGGAAAGCGCGCAGTAA